The following are encoded in a window of Pagrus major chromosome 14, Pma_NU_1.0 genomic DNA:
- the LOC141008208 gene encoding dnaJ homolog subfamily B member 9-like — protein MATAQSVLLLAVNILLISEFILAKRDYYDILGVTKDATERQIKKAFHKLALKYHPDRNKGPDAEAKFREIAEAYETLSDDKRRREYDQFGHGPSPGEGHRSGGGGGGGDYNFHQHYHSFNFDDIFKDFDHFGQPHHHHFHSQGQAHQKRQFDSHFQAHQEAMNRHRRQFQQRAFGGGLFDDMFEDLEKMFSFNTNTHNTRTESRFEGTGKQHCRTVTQRRGNMVTTFTDCS, from the exons ATGGCCACAGCACAGTCGGTGTTGCTGCTAGCAGTGAACATACTGCTGATCTCGGAGTTCATCCTGGCCAAGAGAGACTACTACGACATACTGGGGGTGACCAAAGATGCCACTGAGCGCCAGATCAAAAAGGCTTTCCACAAGCTGGCCCTGAAGTACCATCCTGACCGAAACAAGGGCCCAGACGCCGAGGCCAAGTTCAGAGAAATAGCTGAGG CATATGAGACGCTATCCGATGATAAGAGGAGACGGGAATACGACCAGTTTGGCCACGGCCCATCACCGGGGGAAGGCCATagatcaggaggaggaggaggaggaggcgattACAACTTCCACCAGCACTACCATTCCTTCAACTTTGATGACATCTTCAAAGACTTTGACCATTTTGGTCAGCCTCACCATCACCACTTTCACTCCCAGGGTCAAGCCCACCAGAAGAGACAGTTCGACAGCCACTTCCAGGCCCATCAGGAGGCTATGAACAGACACAGGAGGCAGTTTCAGCAGCGGGCCTTCGGCGGAGGACTCTTTGATGACATGTTTGAGGACTTGGAGAAGATGTTCTCCTttaacactaacacacacaacaccaggACTGAGAGCAGATTCGAGGGTACGGGGAAGCAGCACTGCAGGACAGTGACGCAGCGCAGAGGGAACATGGTGACCACCTTCACCGACTGCTCCTGA
- the LOC141008205 gene encoding THAP domain-containing protein 5-like produces the protein MPRYCAVKVCRNRGGTATRQDNKRISFYPFPLQDQPRLQKWVDNMKREEWTPSRHQYLCSEHFTEDCFDIRWGIRYLKTTAIPTIFPSTEDDGEKKVTSVKRSPKAKPRTLDIDIEPAGLDSPLSKRPLILSRTCKKLQSSTTNIAEHTETIFEAPLVLNAGISCASQIQTVACEIPGSIGTSAASCLALSPCIEPHSEEQADPTVTVLCCQTLGTFSNGEENVDADVLQAALGQAFSLVPVEMVKDEPASYFLEEKGPGEGEHISVYEHSYCRPDTDKDQLWSKILSLHAKILELDQREESTVAKIRALETEISLLKRVGAVFDERQKVLEDYISSMLV, from the exons ATGCCACGGTACTGCGCTGTGAAAGTCTGCAGAAACCGCGGGGGGACGGCAACTAGACAAGACAACAAGAGAATTAGCTTCTACCC GTTTCCCTTGCAAGACCAGCCCAGGCTTCAGAAATGGGTGGACAACATGAAGCGGGAGGAGTGGACCCCGAGTCGACATCAGTACCTGTGCAGCGAGCATTTTACAGAGGACTGCTTTGATATTCGATGGGGCATCCGCTACCTGAAGACCACAGCCATCCCCACCATTTTTCCCTCCACTGAAGAT GATGGCGAGAAAAAAGTTACCTCCGTTAAAAGAAGCCCCAAGGCCAAACCTAGGACTTTAGACATCGACATTGAGCCCGCAGGATTGGACTCTCCTCTCAGTAAGAGGCCTCTAATTTTGAGCAGAACGTGCAAAAAGCTCCAGTCAAGTACGACAAACATTGCCGAGCACACGGAGACGATATTTGAAGCTCCTCTGGTGTTGAACGCTGGAATATCCTGTGCCTCCCAGATACAAACTGTTGCTTGTGAGATACCAGGCAGCATTGGGACATCAGCAGCATCCTGCCTCGCTCTGTCTCCATGCATCGAGCCACATTCTGAAGAGCAGGCAGACCCGACCGTTACTGTGTTGTGCTGCCAGACATTGGGCACTTTCTCCAACGGAGAGGAAAACGTGGATGCAGACGTCCTCCAAGCAGCGTTGGGCCAGGCTTTTAGCCTTGTCCCTGTGGAAATGGTCAAGGATGAACCCGCAAGTTACTTTTTAGAGGAGAAGGGACCCGGCGAGGGAGAGCACATCTCAGTTTACGAGCACTCGTACTGCAGACCGGACACGGACAAAGATCAGCTTTGGAGTAAGATCTTGAGTTTGCATGCAAAGATCTTGGAGCTGGATCAAAGGGAGGAGAGCACGGTGGCCAAAATCCGTGCTCTGGAGACAGAGATATCTCTACTGAAGAGAGTCGGTGCTGTTTTTGATGAGAGACAGAAAGTTTTAGAAGATTATATATCATCTATGTTGGTCTGA
- the avpr2l gene encoding arginine vasopressin receptor 2, like, which translates to MDPSSNGSEKAPDEDGEAYGHFALLRAGILGLVFVLATCSNLFFFGALWKKRKRNTRTQLFLLHLCLADLVVAFFQVLPQFLIEITHRFRGTDFLCRSVKYLQVVGMFASTYMIVAMTIDRYHAVCKPMVSFLKGSFRRYLSIGAAWLISLAFSSPQLFIFSLQEVEENQYDCWATFVEPWGSRIYISWITLSVYALPAVILLYCQIRICTTVYFNMKRKALQAGRAGTMKGVSNAKMKTVKMTFVIIMTYTVCWSPFFVVQLWSAWSPSSAPTKGPVFAIIMLLASLNSCTNPWIYLYYS; encoded by the exons ATGGATCCCAGCAGCAACGGCTCTGAAAAGGCACCGGACGAAGATGGAGAAGCGTACGGACACTTTGCGCTCCTCAGAGCTGGGATTTTGGGTTTGGTGTTTGTGCTCGCAACGTGCAGTAACCTCTTCTTTTTCGGCGCACTGTGGAAGAAGCGTAAAAGAAACACCAGGACCCAGCTGTTCCTCCTGCACCTGTGCCTGGCGGATCTGGTGGTGGCTTTTTTCCAAGTCCTGCCGCAGTTTCTCATTGAAATTACGCACAGGTTCCGAGGCACGGACTTCCTTTGCCGGTCAGTAAAGTACCTGCAGGTGGTCGGGATGTTCGCCTCCACTTACATGATAGTAGCTATGACCATAGACCGGTACCACGCTGTTTGTAAACCCATGGTTTCCTTCTTGAAGGGCTCCTTCAGGAGGTATCTCTCCATAGGCGCAGCGTGGCTGATCTCCCTCGCCTTCAGCTCCCCTCAGctcttcatcttctctctgcaggaggtggaggaaaacCAGTACGACTGCTGGGCGACGTTTGTCGAACCGTGGGGGAGCCGGATCTACATCAGCTGGATCACTCTGTCGGTGTATGCTCTGCCCGCAGTCATTTTGCTCTACTGTCAAATAAGAATATGCACAACAGTCTACTTCAACATGAAGAGGAAGGCGCTGCAGGCAGGACGCGCGGGCACGATGAAGGGGGTGTCCAACGCCAAGATGAAGACTGTGAAGATGACTTTTGTTATTATAATGACATACACGGTGTGTTGGAGCCCGTTCTTCGTGGTCCAGCTGTGGTCTGCGTGGAGCCCAAGCAGTGCGCCAACTAAAG GTCCAGTGTTTGCCATCATCATGTTGCTGGCCAGCCTCAACAGCTGCACCAACCCCTGGATATATCTCTACTATAGCTGA